In a genomic window of Vulpes vulpes isolate BD-2025 chromosome 6, VulVul3, whole genome shotgun sequence:
- the LOC140599399 gene encoding acyl-coenzyme A thioesterase 1-like isoform X1: MVASAGAILRASGLRRRGSLPRTPKLWAGARGSATVSLAPAGRCAWDEPVRISVRGLGPGQPVTLRASLRDERGALFRAHARYRADDRGLLDLARAPALGGSFVGLEPMGLLWALEPETPLVRLVKRDVQTPFAVELEVLDGHEPDAGRLLGRALHERHFLRPGVRRVPVRAGRVRGSLFLPPEPGPFPGIVDIYGVGSGLLEYRASLLAGKGFAVMALAYHNYEDLPKGLEILHLEYFEEAVNYLLDHPQVKGPGVGLLGTSKGGELCLSMASFLKGITASVIINGSVANVGGTLHYKDEILPPLGLDLNRMRVTKDGLADILDVLNSPLEGADQKSFIPVERAESAFLFLVGLDDHNWKSEFYANEASKRLQAHGREQPQIICYPMAGHYIEPPYFPMCQASLHTLVGGPVIWGGEPRAHAMAQVDAWKQLQTFFHKHLGGEKLGGLS, from the exons ATGGTGGCCTCCGCCGGCGCTATTCTGCGAGCCTCGGGACTCCGCCGACGGGGCTCCCTGCCGAGGACTCCAAAGCTGTGGGCAGGGGCCCGAGGCTCGGCGACGGTGAGCCTGGCGCCCGCGGGCCGCTGCGCCTGGGACGAGCCCGTGCGCATCTCCGTGCGCGGCCTGGGCCCGGGACAGCCCGTCACGCTGCGCGCGTCCCTGCGCGACGAGAGGGGCGCGCTCTTCCGGGCCCACGCGCGCTACCGGGCGGACGACCGCGGCCTCCTGGACCTGGCGCGCGCGCCCGCGCTGGGCGGCAGCTTCGTGGGGCTCGAGCCCATGGGGCTGCTCTGGGCCCTGGAGCCCGAGACGCCCTTGGTGCGGCTGGTGAAGCGGGACGTGCAGACGCCCTTCGCCGTGGAGCTGGAGGTGCTGGACGGCCACGAGCCCGACGCCGGGCGGCTCCTGGGCCGGGCGCTGCACGAGCGCCACTTCCTGCGGCCCGGGGTGCGGCGGGTGCCGGTGCGCGCGGGCCGGGTGCGCGGCTCGCTCTTCCTGCCCCCAG AACCTGGGCCCTTTCCAGGGATTGTGGACATTTATGGAGTTGGAAGTGGCCTTCTGGAATATCGAGCTAGTCTGTTGGCTGGCAAGGGTTTTGCTGTGATGGCTCTGGCTTACCATAACTATGAAGATCTCCCCAAGGGCCTGGAGATCCTCCACCTGGAGTACTTTGAAGAAGCTGTGAACTACCTTCTGGATCACCCTCAG GTAAAGGGTCCGGGAGTCGGGCTGCTTGGCACTTCCAAAGGAGGTGAGCTCTGCCTCTCCATGGCCTCATTCCTGAAGGGCATCACTGCCTCCGTCATAATCAATGGCTCCGTGGCCAATGTTGGGGGAACCTTACACTACAAGGATGAGATCCTGCCCCCTCTGGGCCTAGACCTAAATCGAATGAGGGTGACCAAAGATGGCTTGGCAGACATTTTGGATGTCCTGAATAGCCCTTTGGAAGGAGCTGACCAGAAGAGTTTCATTCCCGTGGAAAGGGCTGAGAGTGCCTTTCTGTTCCTTGTAGGTCTGGATGACCACAACTGGAAGAGTGAATTCTATGCTAATGAGGCCTCTAAGCGCTTACAGGCCCATGGTAGGGAGCAGCCCCAGATCATCTGTTACCCTATGGCAGGGCACTACATTGAGCCTCCTTACTTCCCCATGTGCCAGGCTTCCCTACACACCTTGGTGGGTGGTCCTGTCATctggggaggggagcccagggctCATGCCATGGCCCAGGTGGATGCTTGGAAGCAGCTCCAGACTTTCTTCCACAAACACTTGGGTGGGGAAAAGTTAGGGGGACTCTCCTGA
- the LOC140599399 gene encoding acyl-coenzyme A thioesterase 1-like isoform X2, with the protein MALAYHNYEDLPKGLEILHLEYFEEAVNYLLDHPQVKGPGVGLLGTSKGGELCLSMASFLKGITASVIINGSVANVGGTLHYKDEILPPLGLDLNRMRVTKDGLADILDVLNSPLEGADQKSFIPVERAESAFLFLVGLDDHNWKSEFYANEASKRLQAHGREQPQIICYPMAGHYIEPPYFPMCQASLHTLVGGPVIWGGEPRAHAMAQVDAWKQLQTFFHKHLGGEKLGGLS; encoded by the exons ATGGCTCTGGCTTACCATAACTATGAAGATCTCCCCAAGGGCCTGGAGATCCTCCACCTGGAGTACTTTGAAGAAGCTGTGAACTACCTTCTGGATCACCCTCAG GTAAAGGGTCCGGGAGTCGGGCTGCTTGGCACTTCCAAAGGAGGTGAGCTCTGCCTCTCCATGGCCTCATTCCTGAAGGGCATCACTGCCTCCGTCATAATCAATGGCTCCGTGGCCAATGTTGGGGGAACCTTACACTACAAGGATGAGATCCTGCCCCCTCTGGGCCTAGACCTAAATCGAATGAGGGTGACCAAAGATGGCTTGGCAGACATTTTGGATGTCCTGAATAGCCCTTTGGAAGGAGCTGACCAGAAGAGTTTCATTCCCGTGGAAAGGGCTGAGAGTGCCTTTCTGTTCCTTGTAGGTCTGGATGACCACAACTGGAAGAGTGAATTCTATGCTAATGAGGCCTCTAAGCGCTTACAGGCCCATGGTAGGGAGCAGCCCCAGATCATCTGTTACCCTATGGCAGGGCACTACATTGAGCCTCCTTACTTCCCCATGTGCCAGGCTTCCCTACACACCTTGGTGGGTGGTCCTGTCATctggggaggggagcccagggctCATGCCATGGCCCAGGTGGATGCTTGGAAGCAGCTCCAGACTTTCTTCCACAAACACTTGGGTGGGGAAAAGTTAGGGGGACTCTCCTGA